In Pseudonocardia sp. C8, one genomic interval encodes:
- a CDS encoding TetR/AcrR family transcriptional regulator — MTYMSSGERRARLVEAAVLVIAEVGVSAATTRKIAERAESPLAAVHYCFGSKANLLSAVQRHLTTTGLADISESEADAPTLAEAATGILTAAMRSVVESPERTRATIAISSWANRHDPALAVRLADDFISRWQSQLARSAPELAADQLESTTRLLVALADGLVEQWRVYDNAERLLHDTERACEMVEAYLSSPEASACSADRARDR, encoded by the coding sequence ATGACGTACATGTCGAGCGGCGAGCGTCGTGCTCGCCTCGTCGAAGCGGCTGTGCTGGTGATCGCTGAGGTCGGCGTCAGCGCTGCGACGACCCGGAAGATCGCCGAGCGTGCAGAGTCGCCGTTGGCGGCAGTGCACTACTGCTTCGGGTCCAAGGCCAACCTGCTCTCAGCTGTTCAGCGACATCTGACCACGACCGGTCTGGCGGACATCTCGGAGTCGGAGGCCGATGCCCCGACGCTCGCCGAGGCAGCCACCGGGATTCTCACCGCGGCCATGCGAAGTGTCGTCGAGTCGCCCGAGCGGACACGAGCGACCATCGCCATCTCGTCGTGGGCCAACCGACACGATCCTGCCCTGGCCGTCCGGCTCGCCGACGACTTCATCAGCCGGTGGCAATCGCAGCTGGCCAGGTCCGCGCCCGAGTTGGCGGCCGATCAGTTGGAATCGACGACCCGTCTGCTGGTGGCGCTCGCTGACGGTCTGGTTGAGCAGTGGCGTGTCTATGACAACGCGGAGCGGCTGCTCCATGACACCGAACGGGCTTGCGAGATGGTGGAGGCGTATCTCTCGAGCCCGGAAGCCTCCGCCTGCAGCGCCGACCGCGCCCGCGACCGTTGA
- a CDS encoding FAD-dependent oxidoreductase — protein MTTANVQYTDFTGWVDPPTDLLPALAEDLTCEVAVVGGGLNGMSTALRLAERGQDVVLLEAEFCGHGASSRNAGQLAGAPGGDLQLINLLFPKKMPGMVRLAERAAHFVEGLITTHDIDCEYEPTGNVFAAVSRGQMGRVRRVAKILRRVGGHVELGSSAELGIPHGFLGGMREQVGGIMNPGRFTLGLRRAMLASSARVFERTRITDITRGPGQVVLSTSQGEVRADKVVIATNAFAGEWGITPDRLAVPIWVVEVETEPVDPERLAALGWTSRAGLVTQHNIMENYRLTSRNTIVFGVRRLERGTSYPLPQKQPDPDLVAELAEAFATRFPDLADVAVERAWGGWIAITPSWLPVAGQIGDDVFYSIACNGHGLAQAPYVGSLIADLVVDGERPEDLEVLWAKEPRFPRPMLMGRLGLRFIWAVDRFNDRVNGSRRQARRAATSAH, from the coding sequence GTGACGACCGCCAACGTGCAGTACACCGACTTCACCGGATGGGTGGACCCGCCCACCGACCTGCTCCCGGCCCTGGCCGAGGACCTGACGTGTGAGGTCGCGGTCGTCGGAGGTGGACTCAACGGCATGTCCACCGCCCTACGGCTGGCCGAGCGTGGGCAGGACGTGGTGCTCCTGGAAGCCGAGTTCTGCGGACACGGGGCCAGCTCCCGCAACGCGGGTCAGCTGGCGGGCGCGCCGGGCGGTGACCTGCAACTGATCAACCTGCTGTTCCCGAAGAAGATGCCCGGCATGGTGCGGCTGGCCGAGCGTGCCGCGCACTTCGTGGAAGGCCTCATCACGACACACGACATCGACTGCGAGTACGAGCCGACGGGCAACGTCTTCGCGGCGGTGTCGCGCGGGCAGATGGGGCGGGTGCGTCGGGTCGCCAAGATCCTCCGTCGCGTCGGCGGTCACGTCGAGCTCGGCTCGAGCGCGGAGCTCGGCATCCCGCACGGGTTCCTCGGCGGGATGCGCGAGCAGGTCGGGGGCATCATGAACCCGGGTAGGTTCACGCTCGGGCTGCGTCGAGCCATGCTGGCCTCGTCCGCCCGGGTCTTCGAACGGACCCGGATCACCGACATCACGCGCGGGCCGGGCCAGGTCGTCCTGTCCACGTCGCAGGGCGAGGTGCGCGCGGACAAGGTCGTCATCGCCACCAACGCGTTCGCCGGTGAATGGGGGATCACCCCCGACCGGCTCGCCGTGCCGATCTGGGTCGTCGAGGTCGAGACCGAGCCGGTCGACCCGGAGCGCCTGGCGGCACTCGGCTGGACGAGCCGGGCGGGGCTCGTGACCCAGCACAACATCATGGAGAACTACCGGCTGACCTCCCGCAACACGATCGTCTTCGGAGTCCGCCGGCTGGAACGGGGAACCTCGTACCCGCTTCCGCAGAAGCAACCGGACCCGGACCTGGTCGCGGAACTGGCGGAGGCCTTCGCGACCCGGTTCCCCGACCTCGCCGACGTCGCCGTCGAACGCGCCTGGGGTGGCTGGATCGCGATCACGCCGTCATGGCTCCCGGTGGCCGGGCAGATCGGGGACGACGTCTTCTACTCGATCGCGTGCAACGGGCACGGGCTGGCGCAGGCCCCATACGTCGGATCGCTGATCGCCGATCTGGTCGTCGACGGTGAACGCCCCGAGGACCTGGAGGTCCTGTGGGCGAAGGAGCCGCGGTTCCCTCGTCCGATGCTGATGGGGCGGCTGGGACTGCGCTTCATCTGGGCCGTCGACCGGTTCAACGACCGTGTGAACGGAAGCCGGCGCCAGGCCCGGCGAGCGGCGACATCCGCGCACTGA
- a CDS encoding phytanoyl-CoA dioxygenase family protein, with amino-acid sequence MTQSQLARLAPDATPEAVVEVIMRDGGVVIEGLFGDSTIEGIKKDLDPVLDEVDNGHDEVFAGNRTKRASGLFARTEHMATIALNPLYRSVAERILNKPINIFFGEESVPNPTGMHVGATMAIKIGPGQGAQPLHRDDSVWLWRHPTYQREARVQIMVAVSDFTAGNGGTLVIPGSHLWDDERPPRLDEAVPTEMKAGSALIWIGSTYHGGGRNTTADQYRFGLSMGYDLAFLRPEENPFLTYTLDQIRSFPEEIQRALDWSSEHYVGWVEVDGQMSDPMDLLGRDDYTAIGAGLPGRA; translated from the coding sequence ATGACCCAGAGCCAACTCGCCCGGCTCGCCCCCGACGCCACGCCGGAAGCCGTGGTCGAGGTGATCATGCGGGACGGCGGCGTCGTCATCGAAGGCCTGTTCGGCGACTCGACCATCGAAGGCATCAAGAAGGACCTGGACCCCGTCCTGGACGAGGTCGACAACGGTCACGACGAGGTCTTCGCCGGCAACAGGACCAAGCGTGCGAGCGGCCTGTTCGCGCGCACTGAGCACATGGCGACCATCGCGCTGAATCCGCTGTACCGAAGCGTCGCGGAGCGCATCCTCAACAAGCCGATCAACATCTTCTTCGGTGAGGAGTCGGTCCCCAACCCGACGGGAATGCATGTCGGCGCCACGATGGCGATCAAGATCGGCCCCGGACAGGGTGCGCAGCCGCTCCACCGCGACGACTCGGTCTGGTTGTGGCGACACCCCACCTACCAGCGGGAAGCGCGGGTCCAGATCATGGTGGCGGTCAGTGACTTCACCGCCGGGAACGGCGGCACCCTCGTCATCCCCGGCTCGCACCTGTGGGACGACGAACGACCGCCGCGCCTCGACGAGGCCGTGCCGACCGAGATGAAGGCGGGCTCGGCGCTCATCTGGATCGGGTCCACCTACCACGGTGGCGGTCGGAACACCACCGCAGACCAGTACCGGTTCGGACTGTCGATGGGGTACGACCTGGCCTTCCTGCGCCCCGAGGAGAACCCGTTCCTCACCTACACCCTCGACCAGATCCGGTCGTTCCCCGAGGAGATCCAGCGAGCCCTCGACTGGTCCTCGGAACACTACGTCGGCTGGGTCGAGGTCGACGGGCAGATGTCCGACCCGATGGACCTGCTCGGCCGCGACGACTACACCGCCATCGGCGCCGGGTTGCCCGGTCGCGCCTGA
- a CDS encoding WhiB family transcriptional regulator yields MSSKNSGSSSGMVRPGDGILADTRRRAALPTNKHVEAGEMTRIERRPRVGEGRGWRADAACRGTDPETFFPVAEAGPARERAEAAAKAVCAGCPVRAECLAWALESLPFGVAGGMGEDERAALRRRPRGGHRPRPMTPAPARRGSGPVSPARDAGYAALAAGRDRTTIAAECGVTRRTVDRWAADLRAAQMHAPVGGAR; encoded by the coding sequence ATGAGCAGCAAGAACAGCGGGAGCAGCAGCGGGATGGTGCGGCCCGGCGACGGGATCTTGGCGGACACACGACGCCGGGCCGCTCTCCCCACCAACAAGCATGTGGAGGCAGGAGAGATGACGAGGATAGAGCGCCGGCCGCGGGTCGGCGAGGGTCGGGGCTGGCGCGCCGACGCGGCGTGCCGGGGCACCGACCCGGAGACGTTCTTCCCGGTCGCCGAGGCCGGTCCGGCCCGGGAGCGGGCCGAGGCGGCGGCGAAGGCGGTGTGCGCGGGCTGCCCGGTGCGAGCCGAGTGTCTGGCCTGGGCCCTGGAGTCGTTGCCGTTCGGGGTGGCCGGCGGGATGGGCGAGGACGAGCGGGCTGCCCTGCGGCGCCGTCCGCGGGGCGGGCACCGGCCGAGGCCGATGACCCCGGCGCCGGCTCGACGTGGGAGCGGGCCGGTGTCGCCGGCCCGCGACGCCGGCTACGCCGCGCTGGCAGCGGGTCGAGACCGGACGACGATCGCCGCCGAGTGCGGGGTGACCCGGCGGACGGTGGACCGCTGGGCCGCCGACCTGCGCGCCGCCCAGATGCACGCGCCGGTCGGGGGTGCGCGATGA
- a CDS encoding MerR family transcriptional regulator — protein sequence MRIGELSRVTGASPRSLRYYEEQGLLRAHRDDSGHGHRRYDDDAVDTVHAIRALLAAGVPTGLIYDLLPCAQGPGPRLERCAAPMLQEQLARVDAQVVALTEARDRLRTVLDMVG from the coding sequence ATGCGGATCGGGGAGCTATCCCGTGTGACCGGGGCCAGTCCCCGGTCACTGCGGTACTACGAGGAGCAGGGACTGTTGCGGGCCCACCGCGACGACTCCGGGCACGGACATCGCCGCTACGACGACGACGCGGTCGACACGGTCCACGCGATCAGGGCCCTCCTCGCAGCAGGGGTGCCGACCGGGTTGATCTACGATCTGTTGCCCTGCGCGCAGGGGCCGGGACCACGGTTGGAGCGCTGCGCCGCGCCGATGTTGCAGGAGCAGCTCGCACGAGTCGACGCCCAGGTCGTGGCCCTGACCGAGGCCCGTGACCGGCTGCGCACGGTCCTCGACATGGTCGGATAG
- a CDS encoding SIS domain-containing protein: MWTEQREQVAAHLLGQFHRLAEEIKASANGVSNVFLVASGGTWAGMISLKYLLDRQSPVPVYHVQAEEFLANVPPLVGRGSLVFVTSYGGTSAGIEAARHCADAGATVLGMAGDASSPLYSICQECVTIDAPIGGFLMDATALVFNLFGYTLLDALNGSNDHAPHLDVVRRSPEVIRHVREEADETARQIAENVADLDIVYLVASGPNYGVAYSGAMCLFEESLWRHASSRQAGEFFHGTLEIVTPDFPILTFIGEDETRPLSERVVRFAERFSPQSLVVDTRDLTLPGVPQDLRAVLSPALLGSIMSRIGEHLASFTGHDLLERRYMWGKEDY, encoded by the coding sequence GTGTGGACCGAGCAACGTGAGCAGGTCGCCGCGCACTTGCTCGGACAGTTCCACCGCCTGGCCGAAGAGATCAAGGCGTCCGCCAACGGCGTCTCCAACGTCTTCCTCGTCGCGTCCGGCGGTACTTGGGCAGGGATGATCTCCCTGAAGTACCTGCTCGACCGGCAGAGCCCCGTGCCCGTGTACCACGTTCAGGCCGAGGAGTTCCTGGCCAACGTGCCGCCCCTGGTCGGTCGGGGGAGTCTGGTATTCGTCACCTCCTACGGCGGTACGTCGGCCGGGATCGAGGCGGCACGACACTGCGCCGACGCGGGGGCCACGGTGCTGGGCATGGCCGGGGACGCGTCCAGTCCGCTGTACTCGATCTGTCAGGAGTGCGTCACGATCGACGCCCCGATCGGTGGCTTCCTCATGGATGCCACCGCCTTGGTGTTCAACCTGTTCGGCTACACCTTGCTCGACGCGTTGAACGGCAGCAACGACCATGCACCCCACCTGGATGTCGTCCGCCGCTCGCCGGAGGTGATTCGCCATGTCCGTGAGGAGGCGGACGAGACCGCACGCCAGATCGCCGAGAATGTCGCGGACCTGGACATCGTCTACCTGGTGGCCTCCGGCCCGAACTACGGCGTTGCCTACTCGGGTGCGATGTGCCTGTTCGAGGAGTCCCTCTGGCGTCACGCCTCCAGCCGTCAGGCGGGCGAGTTCTTCCACGGCACGCTGGAGATCGTGACGCCCGACTTCCCGATCTTGACCTTCATCGGCGAGGACGAGACGCGGCCGTTGTCCGAACGAGTGGTGCGGTTCGCCGAGCGCTTCTCGCCGCAGTCCCTCGTCGTCGACACCCGCGATCTGACCCTCCCCGGCGTGCCGCAGGATCTGCGGGCCGTGCTCTCCCCTGCGCTCCTGGGATCGATCATGAGCAGGATCGGCGAGCACCTTGCTTCGTTCACCGGTCACGACCTGCTCGAGCGCCGCTACATGTGGGGCAAGGAGGATTACTGA
- a CDS encoding TetR/AcrR family transcriptional regulator, with protein MPRIPAAQRRSDFIQAAVEVIATHGIDGATTRRIADQAEANLAMLHYCYDSKEDLFADVYEYVAGKYREVVEGSDPHTTVADAARQILHGVMQWYVDSPSFTAATVELVNWARRQHGDRGIAVFDQALDAVRGALRAAADPDHPVEPSTVDEIAYVVATLADGFAVNWLTYSDKAAAQQQMEIAQSVLASWLAVRLRHEAVTA; from the coding sequence ATGCCACGGATCCCTGCCGCCCAGCGCCGCAGTGACTTCATCCAGGCCGCCGTCGAGGTGATCGCCACCCACGGCATCGACGGCGCCACCACCCGCCGGATCGCGGACCAGGCCGAGGCCAACCTGGCAATGTTGCACTACTGCTACGACTCGAAGGAGGACCTCTTCGCCGACGTCTACGAGTACGTCGCCGGCAAGTACCGAGAGGTCGTCGAGGGCAGCGATCCGCACACGACCGTGGCCGACGCTGCCCGCCAGATCCTGCACGGAGTGATGCAGTGGTACGTCGACTCCCCCAGCTTCACCGCCGCCACCGTCGAACTGGTCAACTGGGCGCGACGCCAGCACGGAGATCGCGGCATCGCGGTCTTCGACCAAGCCCTCGACGCGGTGCGTGGGGCGCTGCGAGCCGCCGCCGACCCCGACCACCCGGTCGAGCCGTCGACCGTCGACGAGATCGCCTACGTCGTGGCCACGCTGGCAGACGGGTTCGCCGTGAACTGGCTCACCTACAGCGACAAGGCGGCCGCGCAGCAGCAGATGGAGATCGCCCAGTCCGTGCTCGCCTCGTGGCTCGCGGTTCGGCTCCGGCACGAGGCCGTCACAGCCTGA
- a CDS encoding aminotransferase class IV family protein, protein MASRLWRNGKPLTSDDARDLAFAGFAHFTAMQVRDGAVRGLDLHLTRLQSASRDLFGREVDNRLLRDRMRQAAATGPRSLSLVVTIRAAEGEFVPAEVGRPLDVTVQTGAPSDGPSGPLRLDVVEHERFLPHVKHVGEGAKTYYLRRARHHGFDDAVFLDRTGRISEGTIWNLAFSDGDTVIWPRADLLTGTTMQVVRRQLHRAGVPQDEREVRPADLGGLSAVLMNSWTPAVPVTSIGDRTLTPDPEFERRLRNAFDVEAPEQL, encoded by the coding sequence ATGGCATCGAGACTGTGGCGAAACGGCAAGCCCCTCACCTCCGACGACGCGAGGGACCTGGCGTTCGCCGGGTTCGCGCACTTCACCGCGATGCAGGTCCGCGACGGCGCGGTGCGCGGGCTCGACCTGCACCTGACCCGCTTGCAGAGCGCCTCACGCGACCTGTTCGGACGCGAGGTCGACAACCGACTGCTCCGCGACCGGATGCGTCAGGCAGCCGCCACCGGTCCCCGGTCCCTGTCGCTCGTGGTGACGATACGAGCAGCCGAAGGCGAGTTCGTCCCCGCCGAAGTCGGCCGCCCACTGGACGTGACCGTGCAGACCGGTGCCCCGTCGGACGGTCCGAGCGGGCCGCTGCGGCTCGACGTCGTCGAGCACGAACGGTTCCTCCCCCACGTCAAGCACGTGGGGGAAGGCGCGAAGACCTACTACCTGCGACGGGCGAGGCACCACGGGTTCGACGACGCCGTGTTCCTCGACAGGACCGGCCGGATCAGCGAGGGGACCATCTGGAACCTCGCGTTCTCCGACGGCGACACCGTGATTTGGCCCCGGGCCGACCTGCTCACCGGAACCACCATGCAGGTCGTGCGCCGACAGTTGCACCGCGCCGGCGTCCCCCAGGACGAGCGCGAGGTCCGTCCGGCGGACCTCGGCGGCCTGTCCGCCGTCCTCATGAACTCCTGGACACCCGCCGTGCCGGTCACGAGCATCGGGGACCGGACCCTCACCCCCGACCCGGAGTTCGAACGACGGCTGCGAAACGCCTTCGACGTCGAGGCCCCCGAGCAGCTGTGA
- a CDS encoding transporter has translation MRDDIYALAFLIGDVIMIVGGYWAGWKFIKQYRNYLLGIEWFIIATSGVNFLVWALRFPEDKEAGQASLQYSVAFFLDAFSRSVGITLLLVVGFMAVTHRYKSSIAVDAVIFTVGIGAGLYLGQSKFQDHVDDAGHHILHPGPATIYLVVNLLTLIFLLYLTKRLWDIGATKVGIATLLVSLAATGIALIYDFFPFPDAVDPLEDRPLFYALALTVWGLQMITYLFAYRALHDHNVRTGPEPAHRGAGAAR, from the coding sequence ATGAGGGACGACATATACGCGCTGGCGTTCTTGATCGGCGACGTGATCATGATCGTCGGCGGTTACTGGGCCGGCTGGAAGTTCATCAAGCAGTACCGCAACTACCTGCTCGGCATCGAGTGGTTCATCATCGCCACTTCGGGCGTGAACTTCCTCGTCTGGGCGCTCCGATTCCCCGAGGACAAGGAGGCCGGCCAGGCCAGCCTGCAGTACTCGGTCGCCTTCTTCCTCGATGCCTTCTCGCGCTCGGTCGGCATCACCCTGTTGCTCGTCGTCGGGTTCATGGCGGTGACCCACCGCTACAAGTCGAGCATCGCGGTTGACGCCGTCATCTTCACCGTGGGTATCGGCGCGGGCCTCTACCTGGGGCAGTCGAAGTTCCAGGACCATGTCGACGACGCCGGCCACCACATTCTCCACCCCGGTCCGGCAACGATCTATCTCGTCGTCAACCTGCTGACGCTGATCTTCCTGCTGTACCTCACCAAGCGGCTGTGGGACATCGGTGCGACGAAGGTCGGCATCGCCACCCTGCTGGTCAGCCTGGCGGCCACGGGGATCGCTCTGATCTACGACTTCTTCCCGTTCCCGGACGCCGTCGACCCGCTCGAGGATCGTCCGCTGTTCTACGCGCTGGCGCTCACGGTGTGGGGCCTGCAGATGATCACCTATCTGTTCGCCTACCGCGCGTTGCACGACCACAACGTGCGAACCGGTCCGGAGCCGGCCCACCGCGGGGCAGGAGCGGCGAGGTGA
- a CDS encoding PfkB family carbohydrate kinase, with product MWINAFGDCCVDRYRDIGRQFPGGGSLNVALHLARLGATTRWIGRLGNDDNAEIVARAFVEPRLDTSRVQRVNGETTVVDVDLVDGERTFTGWVEGVGLGVELTDEDLRFLFADADLVHTAWSAEFSTQPVPWCSGGAGLSVDFVKDQFADARPVLETVPVTVATFSRTSEDQPKLDRLIADVHSLGVPWVLVGMGESGAVVSHRGARCFQPAESIEVVDTLGAGDSFIAAALTEIVKGSEPPTVARVASQYAARTCLSYGGGAEGLPLTDVNEPRPTER from the coding sequence ATGTGGATCAACGCTTTCGGAGACTGCTGCGTCGACCGGTATCGCGACATCGGACGGCAGTTCCCGGGCGGAGGCTCTCTCAACGTGGCTCTCCACCTGGCCAGGCTCGGAGCGACGACGCGGTGGATCGGCAGGCTCGGCAACGACGACAACGCCGAGATCGTCGCCCGCGCGTTCGTCGAGCCGCGCCTGGATACCTCACGAGTCCAGCGAGTGAACGGTGAGACGACCGTGGTCGACGTCGACCTGGTCGATGGCGAGCGCACCTTCACCGGCTGGGTCGAGGGCGTCGGCCTCGGCGTCGAGCTCACCGACGAGGATCTCCGCTTCCTGTTCGCCGATGCCGACCTGGTCCACACTGCCTGGTCCGCCGAGTTCAGTACGCAGCCTGTGCCCTGGTGCAGCGGAGGAGCGGGTCTGTCGGTCGACTTCGTCAAGGACCAGTTCGCCGACGCCCGGCCCGTGCTGGAGACCGTGCCGGTCACCGTGGCGACCTTCTCGCGGACCAGCGAGGACCAGCCGAAGCTCGACCGGTTGATCGCCGACGTGCATTCACTCGGCGTGCCGTGGGTCCTCGTCGGGATGGGAGAGTCCGGCGCCGTGGTCTCGCACCGTGGCGCCAGGTGTTTCCAGCCGGCCGAGTCGATCGAGGTCGTCGACACGCTGGGTGCCGGTGACTCCTTCATCGCTGCGGCCCTGACCGAGATCGTCAAAGGCTCGGAACCGCCGACCGTCGCGCGTGTGGCGAGCCAGTACGCGGCGCGAACCTGCCTGAGCTACGGCGGCGGCGCCGAAGGTCTGCCGCTCACCGACGTGAACGAACCGAGGCCGACCGAGCGATGA
- a CDS encoding NUDIX hydrolase, whose amino-acid sequence MPDSSEAFATPRVAAGALFLDDAGRILLVHPTYKDTWDIPGGYVERGESPATACRREVAEELNLDRAPVALLSVDWAPSDKEGDKLLFVFDCGRLGDDAERIRLATNELDRWEWVALDDLESYVIPRLARRLRTTAQDGPGYLEHGQAVARVGR is encoded by the coding sequence GTGCCAGATTCGAGCGAAGCATTCGCCACCCCCCGCGTCGCCGCAGGCGCGCTCTTCCTCGACGACGCCGGCCGGATCCTCCTCGTGCACCCCACCTACAAGGACACCTGGGATATCCCCGGGGGGTACGTCGAGCGCGGCGAGTCGCCCGCGACAGCTTGCCGGCGCGAGGTTGCTGAGGAGCTCAACCTCGATCGTGCGCCGGTGGCACTGCTCTCCGTGGACTGGGCACCCAGCGACAAGGAGGGCGACAAGCTGCTGTTCGTCTTCGACTGCGGCCGGCTCGGCGACGATGCCGAGCGGATCCGGCTGGCGACCAACGAGCTTGATCGCTGGGAGTGGGTCGCGCTCGACGACCTTGAGTCCTACGTCATCCCGCGGCTCGCCCGACGGCTGCGCACGACCGCGCAGGACGGCCCGGGTTACCTCGAACACGGTCAGGCGGTCGCCCGGGTCGGGCGGTAG
- a CDS encoding pyridoxamine 5'-phosphate oxidase family protein: MTTGSTAEEDWAYLAEPHIGILSIHRKDKPPLTSPIWYRVVDRTIEFTVKETSLKGRLLRDGAPVSLAVNDDHFPYRYLVAQGTARIVGAPEPDAGLKMSVRYLGTKMGESFAPTLTGYGALVRLEVDRLNGVNFRS, encoded by the coding sequence ATGACCACCGGATCCACCGCCGAAGAGGACTGGGCCTACCTGGCCGAACCACACATCGGGATCCTTTCCATCCACCGCAAGGACAAGCCCCCGCTGACCTCGCCGATCTGGTATCGCGTGGTCGACCGAACCATCGAGTTCACCGTCAAGGAGACCTCGCTCAAGGGCAGGTTGCTCCGCGACGGAGCACCCGTCTCGCTCGCGGTGAACGACGACCACTTCCCCTACCGCTACCTCGTCGCCCAGGGAACAGCCAGGATCGTCGGCGCTCCGGAACCGGACGCCGGTCTCAAGATGTCGGTTCGGTACCTTGGTACGAAGATGGGGGAGAGCTTCGCGCCGACGTTGACGGGCTACGGTGCGCTGGTCCGGCTGGAGGTCGATCGGCTGAACGGCGTGAACTTCCGGTCGTGA
- a CDS encoding helix-turn-helix domain-containing protein, whose protein sequence is MTIGERIAFYRRRRGLSQLVLAGLVGRTEDWLSKVENGRIDLDRLSVIRRVAEALDITISDLVGEPTLLEWTADSGVQTVPALRAALMDYRQITPLLASSAAAGDAVEINSLEADVSAIFEAYQASRYGYVTGRTPLVLSDALNATRNAGPGDRHRALALLALTYQVAVSVLTKLGETDLAWIASERGLTAAQESENPVVLGSLFRSVAYALHSTGRFAAGVDLVRTAAGVLETHLSTRSDESFLAVYGTLFLTGAVAAARAEDRASVTTFLREAEDSAHRVGRDTNAMWTAFGPTNVSLHRMTTALELGDVQVAVDLAPSIDVSGLPVERQVRHAIETARAYTARNRRDEALAVLLQAEQVAPEQVRHHALSRQLVLGWVKGNRSHRDPALDGLAGRLRLV, encoded by the coding sequence ATGACCATCGGCGAACGGATTGCCTTCTACCGGCGCAGGCGTGGACTGTCGCAGCTCGTGCTCGCCGGCCTCGTCGGCCGGACCGAGGACTGGCTCAGCAAGGTCGAGAACGGACGCATCGACCTCGACCGGCTGTCGGTTATCCGGCGGGTCGCCGAGGCCCTGGACATCACCATCAGCGACCTCGTCGGCGAGCCGACGCTCTTGGAGTGGACAGCGGACAGCGGCGTGCAGACCGTCCCGGCGCTCCGTGCTGCGCTGATGGACTATCGGCAGATCACTCCGCTGCTGGCGTCGTCCGCGGCCGCCGGTGACGCGGTCGAGATCAACTCACTGGAAGCGGATGTCTCTGCGATCTTCGAGGCCTACCAGGCGAGTCGCTACGGCTACGTCACCGGTCGGACACCGCTCGTGCTGTCCGACGCGCTGAACGCGACTCGAAACGCTGGACCAGGCGACCGCCACCGGGCTCTCGCACTGCTCGCGTTGACCTACCAGGTCGCGGTCTCCGTCCTCACCAAGCTCGGAGAGACCGATCTCGCCTGGATCGCCTCCGAGCGCGGTCTGACCGCTGCGCAGGAGTCCGAGAATCCCGTGGTGCTGGGGTCGCTGTTCCGATCCGTCGCGTACGCGCTGCACTCGACCGGCCGATTCGCCGCAGGGGTCGACCTGGTGCGGACAGCGGCCGGCGTGCTCGAAACGCACCTCAGCACCCGGTCGGACGAATCGTTCCTCGCTGTCTACGGCACGCTGTTCCTCACCGGGGCGGTGGCGGCCGCGCGCGCCGAGGACCGTGCGTCAGTGACCACGTTCCTCCGGGAGGCGGAGGACAGTGCGCACCGGGTCGGCCGGGACACCAATGCGATGTGGACCGCCTTCGGCCCGACGAACGTGTCCTTGCACCGCATGACGACAGCTCTCGAACTCGGCGACGTCCAGGTAGCGGTCGACCTCGCCCCGTCGATCGACGTCTCGGGCCTCCCGGTCGAACGGCAGGTTCGCCACGCCATCGAGACGGCTCGCGCGTACACGGCACGGAACCGGCGGGATGAAGCTCTGGCAGTGCTGTTGCAGGCCGAGCAAGTCGCTCCGGAGCAGGTCCGGCACCACGCCCTGAGCCGGCAGCTCGTCCTCGGCTGGGTCAAGGGCAACCGTTCGCACCGAGACCCGGCTCTCGACGGCCTCGCTGGTCGCCTGCGGCTGGTGTGA
- a CDS encoding helix-turn-helix domain-containing protein: MNISSTREGGAGPEARVPIFYSVPEAAKLIGTSSVTLYRAIRDGEFPALRVRGRLIIPARVLDEMVSTAVGQQSVVDVAAWVPSPRRSAD; this comes from the coding sequence ATGAACATCTCATCTACCAGGGAAGGCGGCGCCGGTCCGGAGGCGCGCGTTCCGATCTTCTACAGCGTTCCCGAAGCGGCGAAGTTGATCGGGACTTCGTCGGTCACGCTCTACCGCGCAATTCGCGATGGCGAATTCCCGGCCCTCCGAGTCCGTGGTCGACTGATCATTCCTGCACGAGTGCTGGACGAGATGGTGAGCACCGCTGTCGGCCAGCAGAGCGTCGTCGATGTGGCTGCTTGGGTGCCGAGCCCGCGTCGGAGTGCGGACTGA